Proteins from one Porites lutea chromosome 3, jaPorLute2.1, whole genome shotgun sequence genomic window:
- the LOC140932305 gene encoding uncharacterized protein has product MAVNIKDLYGNSAFDGDLICLLQAENCPQITTSSTSQAEPGQSDGFSARSVLKVTLLGSEWNSSEGGLSTLNRELAIYLSKHPKVEVTLLVPEGVCKDEEKREAGNNEITIVEAEEQTGYDPLDWLNFPPKDLSIDVIIGHGKKLGRQVQGIRNCAQFKNCKWVQVVHTAPEDLGKFKDYRNPTSKGERKHRVEVDLCKRADLVMPVGPRLTELYSSYLQRYKKEMDVFSFTPGLFEREFGDLEQDVNNNADFKVLIFGRGGKEDFDLKGYNIAAEAFTDPRLKRKPYELIFVGAPEEKQEEIRRRLLQCGVAKEQLTVRKFLQNRDEIKDLLCEADLAIMPSKSEGFGLAALEALSAGLPILVGSRSGFAKALEKIIHGHSYIVYSDDPAEWAKAIEAVRIWHGMRLQEIKSLRALYGEMYSWKEQCEALVERMWKIVYGSSLENKKCPRIHFLARDEQLVSQTSLGSNSEKKSDAASGNQTEEYTVEVQQYQNSRKRKISGSYCDPDIVTRHCYQDLSDEQEEIVHETGTRQIQVYTKYRRVSTAEGVSALIEHIQNTYNLALKSVGIGSLELTFQCTSLESLESLWSDYQSGHLNDIAERYLVTDDIKRKLNLQIVRLKTFIEEENYQNCKKILREKSLLTSSSGFSPSTESDQEKEDSLRIDTSSDDPKDRKQVMTNIAVAEKAKASRGPLHKASISGQYETVKMLLQNGEDVDQRDQFSLTPLHLACWYGQEAVVELLLERGASVNAVDRFQRTPLQKAERRSHHSIVKLLFKNNARRSFHQPLSLKKLSRDAFLKVDRRSGLNLLQVAVFGGEYSMISKAHGLLDYFVTGMKSLRTGKDANIFPGKTAVNILSLLEKKRESHVAIERLYQDRVRNENRSTKLQQCIFSDDVEEAVELVLNEGADVNTPGPYDCTPLLWASLSSSSKFIGTLLDLGADVNAQGTESKVTPLILAIQWNHYMASRLLLMHGADVNVLDSHGHAPLHLSVRNGYINLVSLLLQNKAKVNIQDKDGVAPIHWSVKKADEKLARLLLANAADVNIQDGDGITPLHLSVRMGRENLATLLLENNADANVQNKDGQTPLHLSVENGSETLVSLLIKRKANVNVQDKDGEAPLHWSVTKGDGKLVSLLLEQSVGVNIKNNDGETPLHLSVRNNDETLVSLLLEHRAEIDTKDNDGEAPLHLPFRMGYENLVRLLLQRRPDVNIQDQHGTAPIHLSVRMSNATFVTLLLEHGADVNIQDNEGEAPLNLSVRMGNVHLVKILLKNNADVNIQNDDGKTPLHLAVLNGHRRLVSLLIEKEADVNIQDTGGETPLHLSTRKGGLNIMRLLLAKAADKNIRDNDGVAPLHLSVRMGNESFVRLLLESGANVDIQANDGKVPLHWSVIEGDKNLTKLLIHHNADVNIQENGGETSLHLSVKKGDESLVKLILNNTLDVNVQDKRGYAPLHLSVIKGHENLVRLLLKHKADVNIRDHNGETPLHWSVGEGRKHLLKVLIDNNADVNIQDDNGETPLHRSVTRGDENLANLLLASNANVNIQDYAGETPLHLSVKNGDRNLTRLLIDGNADVNIKENDGATLLHLSVKNGNESLVQLLLKIIWDVNVQDQLGHAPLHWAVIKGDENLVSLLLAKNADVNIPDKEGFLPLHLSASYKDRNNSNIIDLLVKHGVQTIDILDAKGLTPLQVAVRCDNKQAVKTLVDLGADVSKVTADGKDAAEFEGLMRESDEESEDTVS; this is encoded by the exons CTTTTGATGGGGATTTAATCTGTCTTTTGCAGGCTGAAAATTGTCCTCAGATCACCACCTCAAGCACTTCACAAGCAGAACCAGGTCAAAGTGACGGTTTTTCTGCCCGGTCAGTACTAAAAGTTACCCTTCTGGGAAGTGAGTGGAATTCCTCAGAAGGTGGTTTGTCAACATTAAACAGAGAACTTGCAATTTACCTTTCAAAACATCCCAAAGTGGAAGTGACATTGTTAGTTCCCGAGGGAGTTTGTAAAGATGAGGAAAAAAGAGAAGCTGGAAACAATGAAATTACCATTGTTGAAGCAGAGGAACAAACAGGGTATGACCCCCTTGACTGGTTAAACTTCCCGCCTAAAGACCTCAGCATCGATGTCATCATTGGACATGGTAAGAAGCTTGGCCGGCAAGTACAAGGTATACGAAATTGTGCCCAATTTAAGAATTGTAAGTGGGTACAAGTGGTGCATACTGCCCCAGAAGACCTTGGCAAATTCAAAGACTACAGGAATCCCACTTCAAAAGGTGAAAGAAAGCATCGGGTTGAAGTTGACCTTTGTAAGCGTGCAGATCTTGTCATGCCTGTTGGACCCCGACTCACAGAGCTTTACTCTTCCTATTTACAGCgctacaaaaaagaaatggacgTGTTTTCATTTACTCCAGGactttttgaaagggaatttggGGATTTAGAACAAGATGTCAATAACAATGCAGATTTTAAAGTGTTAATTTTTGGACGTGGGGGTAAGGAAGACTTTGATCTTAAAGGGTACAACATTGCTGCAGAGGCATTTACTGACCCACGGTTGAAAAGGAAACCTTATGAACTAATCTTTGTTGGTGCACCTGAGGAAAAACAAGAAGAGATTAGAAGAAGACTTCTGCAATGTGGTGTTGCTAAAGAACAGCTGACTGTCCGAAAATTTCTACAAAACAGGGATGAAATAAAAGATTTGCTGTGCGAAGCTGATCTTGCCATTATGCCGTCAAAGTCAGAGGGATTTGGTCTTGCTGCCCTCGAGGCCTTGTCTGCAGGTTTACCTATTCTTGTAGGCAGTAGGTCAGGATTTGCAAAAGCTTTAGAGAAAATTATTCATGGTCATTCATACATCGTATATTCAGATGATCCTGCAGAATGGGCAAAAGCAATAGAAGCTGTTCGTATTTGGCATGGAATGAGGCTTCAAGAGATTAAATCATTGAGAGCATTGTATGGAGAGATGTACAGTTGGAAGGAGCAATGTGAAGCCCTTGTGGAAAGGATGTGGAAAATAGTTTATG ggtcctctttggaaaataaaaaatgtccaAGAATACACTTCCTTGCTCGTGACGAGCAGCTTGTTTCCCAAACATCCCTTGGTAGTAACTCTGAAAAGAAATCTGATGCTGCATCAGGAAATCAAACTGAAGAATACACAGTGGAAGTCCAGCAGTACCAAAACAGCCGTAAGCGTAAAATTTCAGGATCTTACTGTGATCCAG ACATTGTTACTAGGCACTGTTATCAAGACCTGAGCGATGAACAGGAAGAAATCGTGCATGaaactgggacaagacaaataCAAGTTTACACTAAATATCGAAGGGTTTCAACCGCGGAAGGAGTGTCTGCTCTGATTGAACATATACAGAATACGTACAACTTGGCCTTGAAATCTGTTGGCATCGGATCTCTCGAATTAACATTTCAGTGCACCTCACTGGAGAGCCTTGAAAGTTTGTGGAGTGACTATCAGTCTGGTCATCTTAATGACATTGCCGAGAGATACCTTGTGACCGATGACATAAAGAGGAAACTCAACTTGCAAATTGTCAGGTTAAAGACATTTATTGAAGAAGAAAACTACCAAAATTGCAAGAAGATTCTAAGGGAAAAATCAT TGTTAACAAGCAGCAGTGGCTTTTCACCCTCAACTGAATCAGATCAAGAAAAAGAGGATTCATTACGGATTGACACAAGCTCAGATGATCCAAAG GACAGGAAGCAGGTTATGACCAATATTGCCGTAGCTGAAAAGGCAAAA gcGTCGAGGGGCCCGTTACACAAGGCTTCCATCAGTGGACAATACGAGACCGTCAAGATGCTTCTTCAAAATGGTGAAGATGTGGATCAAAGAGATCAG TTTTCTCTGACACCTCTTCACCTTGCCTGCTGGTATGGACAGGAAGCTGTGGTTGAACTTTTATTAGAACGTGGAGCGAGCGTCAACGCCGTAGACAGG TTTCAGCGTACCCCTCTGCAAAAAGCTGAACGTCGAAGCCATCACTCCATAGTGAAGTTGCTTTTTAAGAATAACGCCAGACGAAGTTTTCATCAACCA CTCAGCCTGAAGAAACTCTCGAGAGATGCGTTCTTAAAAGTGGATAGACGGTCTGGATTAAATTTGCTACAAGTTGCTGTATTTGGAGGGGAATATAGCATGATTTCCAAAGCTCATGGCCTCCTTGACTACTTTGTAACAGGGATGAAGTCTTTAAGAACAGGGAAAGATGCAAACATTTTCCCAGGGAAGACCGCAGTTAACATCTTATCTCTTCTggagaagaaaagagaaagtcATGTTGCTATCGAAAGGCTTTACCAAGACCGGGTCAGGAACGAAAATAGATCCACAAAGCTACAGCAGTGCATATTTAGCGATGATGTGGAAGAGGCGGTAGAGCTTGTATTAAATGAAGGTGCAGATGTAAATACCCCCGGTCCATATGATTGTACACCGTTGCTGTGGGCAAGTCTTTCATCCTCAAGTAAGTTTATCGGGACCCTCCTTGATCTTGGGGCTGACGTCAATGCCCAAGGAACAGAAAGCAAAGTGACGCCGTTAATATTGGCAATTCAGTGGAACCACTATATGGCATCTCGCTTGTTACTAATGCATGGAGCGGATGTAAACGTTCTTGATAGTCATGGACATGCGCCACTGCATTTGTCGGTAAGAAATGGTTACATAAATCTTGTCAGTTTGTTActtcaaaacaaagcaaaagtaAACATTCAAGATAAAGATGGAGTAGCGCCCATTCACTGGTCAGTAAAGAAAGCTGACGAAAAGCTTGCAAGATTGTTACTTGCCAACGCCGCGGATGTAAATATTCAAGATGGGGATGGAATAACACCGCTGCATTTGTCCGTCAGGATGGGTAGGGAAAATCTCGCTACACTGTTACTAGAAAACAACGCCGATGCGAATGTTCAGAATAAAGACGGGCAAACACCACTGCACTTGTCGGTGGAGAACGGAAGCGAAACCCTCGTCAGCTTGTTAATTAAAAGGAAAGCTAATGTTAATGTTCAAGATAAGGACGGAGAAGCACCACTTCATTGGTCGGTAACAAAGGGTGACGGGAAACTGGTAAGCCTGTTACTTGAACAAAGCGTGGGggtaaatattaaaaacaatgatGGGGAAACACCATTGCATCTTTCTGTCAGAAATAATGACGAAACCCTCGTCAGTTTGTTACTTGAACATAGAGCTGAAATAGATACTAAAGATAATGATGGAGAAGCGCCACTCCACTTGCCATTCAGGATGGGTTACGAAAACCTCGTGAGACTGTTACTTCAACGCCGACCGGATGTTAATATTCAGGATCAACATGGGACAGCACCAATACACTTGTCCGTCAGGATGAGTAACGCAACCTTTGTAACACTGTTACTTGAGCACGGCGCTGATGTTAATATTCAAGATAATGAAGGAGAAGCACCTCTCAATTTGTCAGTCAGGATGGGTAACGTCCATCTCGTCAAgattttacttaaaaacaaTGCAGATGTGAATATTCAAAATGATGACGGGAAAACACCCTTGCACTTGGCAGTGTTGAACGGTCACAGAAGGCTCGTCAGCTTGTTAATTGAAAAGGAAGCAGATGTGAATATTCAAGACACTGGTGGAGAAACACCATTGCACCTGTCAACCAGAAAGGGTGGCTTAAACATCATGAGACTGTTACTTGCAAAGGCCGCGGATAAGAATATTCGAGACAATGATGGGGTAGCGCCGCTGCACTTATCAGTCAGAATGGGTAACGAAAGCTTTGTCAGATTACTACTCGAAAGTGGAGCGAATGTAGATATTCAAGCTAATGACGGAAAAGTCCCGCTGCACTGGTCAGTAATAGAGGGGGACAAAAACCTTACCAAGTTACTAATTCACCACAACGCGGATGTAAATATTCAAGAAAATGGTGGAGAAACGTCCCTGCACTTGTCAGTGAAGAAAGGTGACGAAAGCCTCGTCAAATTGATACTTAATAATACCTTGGATGTCAATGTTCAAGACAAACGAGGGTACGCACCGCTACATTTGTCAGTCATAAAAGGTCACGAAAACCTGGTCAGGTTGTTACTTAAACACAAGGCGGATGTAAATATTCGAGATCATAATGGAGAAACACCTTTACACTGGTCGGTCGGGGAGGGTCGCAAACACCTTCTCAAGGTGTTGATCGACAACAATGCCGATGTAAATATCCAAGATGACAATGGAGAGACGCCTTTACACCGGTCAGTTACAAGGGGTGACGAAAACCTCGCCAACCTCTTACTTGCAAGCAACGCGAATGTAAACATTCAAGATTATGCGGGAGAAACACCGCTTCATTTGTCTGTGAAAAATGGTGACAGAAACCTCACCAGATTATTAATTGACGGCAACGCTGATgtaaatattaaagaaaacgATGGTGCAACTCTACTCCATTTGTCGGTGAAGAATGGTAACGAAAGCCTCGTCCAGTTGCTGCTCAAAATTATCTGGGACGTCAATGTTCAAGATCAACTTGGACATGCACCATTACATTGGGCGGTCATTAAAGGAGACGAAAACCTGGTAAGCTTGTTACTTGCAAAAAACGCAGACGTCAATATTCCAGATAAAGAAGGATTTTTACCACTGCACCTATCTGCCAGTTATAAAGACAGAAATAACAGCAACATAATCGATCTGCTAGTAAAGCACGGGGTGCAAACTATTGACATCCTTGATGCGAAAGGCTTGACTCCGTTGCAAGTGGCAGTGAGATGTGATAACAAACAAGCTGTGAAAACGCTCGTTGATCTCGGAGCAGACGTCAGTAAAGTGACAGCTGATGGCAAGGATGCTGCTGAATTTGAAGGCTTGATGAGAGAGAGTGACGAGGAAAGTGAAGATACGGTTTCTTAA
- the LOC140932304 gene encoding D-inositol 3-phosphate glycosyltransferase-like gives MAASSDQELKFEKQKSSSDTADNYPQITTSSTSQVEPGQSDGFSARSVLKVTLLGSEWNSSEGGLSTLNRELAIYLSKHPKVEVTLLVPEGVCKDDEKKEAGSYGITIVEAKEQTGYDPLDWLTSPPRDLSVDVIIGHGTKLGRQVQGIRYCAEFKNCKWVQVVHIAPEDLGKFKDYTNPTSKGERKHQVEVDLCKRADLVMPVGPRLTEFYSSYLQRYKKEMDVLSFTPGLFEREFGDLEQDANNNADFKVLIFGRGDKEDFELKGYSIAAKAFTDPRLEKKPYQLIFVGAPKEKEKQEEFKERLLQCGIAKEQLIVRTFIENRDSLKDLLCEVDLAIMPSKSEGFGLVALEALSAGLPILVGSRSGFAKALENIPHGYSCIMYSDDPAEWAKSIEAVRVRHGMRLREIKTLKASYGEMYSWRKQCDALVERTWKMIHGMIQLDTGLCLDIFSTCNKGKII, from the exons ATGGCAGCCTCTTCTGATCaagaattgaaatttgaaaaacagaaaTCAAGTAGCGACACA GCTGATAATTATCCTCAGATCACCACCTCAAGCACTTCACAAGTAGAACCAGGTCAAAGTGATGGTTTTTCTGCCAGGTCAGTACTAAAAGTTACCCTTCTGGGAAGTGAGTGGAATTCCTCAGAAGGTGGTTTGTCAACATTAAATAGAGAACTTGCAATTTACCTTTCAAAACATCCCAAAGTGGAAGTGACATTATTAGTTCCCGAGGGAGTTTGTAAAGATGATGAGAAAAAAGAAGCTGGAAGCTATGGAATTACCATTGTTGAAGCAAAGGAACAAACAGGGTATGATCCCCTTGACTGGTTAACATCCCCACCTAGAGACCTCAGCGTCGATGTCATCATTGGGCATGGTACGAAACTTGGCCGGCAAGTCCAAGGAATACGATATTGTGCGGAATTTAAGAATTGTAAGTGGGTACAAGTTGTACATATTGCCCCAGAAGACCTTGGAAAATTCAAAGACTACACTAATCCTACTTCTAAAGGTGAACGAAAACATCAAGTTGAAGTTGACCTTTGTAAGCGTGCTGATCTTGTCATGCCTGTTGGACCCCGACTGACAGAATTTTACTCTTCATATTTACAACGCTACAAAAAGGAAATGGATGTGCTTTCATTCACTCCAGGactttttgaaagggaatttggGGATCTGGAACAAGATGCCAATAACAATGCAGATTTTAAAGTGTTAATTTTTGGTCGTGGCGATAAGGAAGATTTTGAGCTTAAAGGATACAGCATCGCTGCTAAAGCATTTACTGACCCACGGTTAGAAAAGAAACCTTATCAACTGATCTTTGTTGGTGCCcctaaagaaaaggaaaagcaagAAGAGTTTAAAGAAAGACTTTTGCAATGTGGTATTGCTAAAGAACAGCTTATTGTTAGAACATTTATAGAAAACAGGGATAGTCTAAAGGATTTACTGTGCGAAGTTGATCTTGCCATCATGCCATCAAAATCAGAGGGATTTGGTCTTGTCGCACTTGAAGCCTTATCTGCAGGCCTCCCCATTCTTGTGGGCAGTAGGTCAGGATTTGCCAAAGCATTAGAAAATATTCCGCATGGTTATTCATGCATCATGTATTCAGATGATCCTGCAGAGTGGGCAAAATCAATTGAAGCTGTTCGTGTCAGACATGGAATGCGGCTTAGAGAGATCAAAACTCTGAAAGCATCCTATGGAGAGATGTACAGTTGGAGAAAGCAATGTGACGCCCTTGTTGAGAGGACGTGGAAAATGATCCATGGTATGATTCAACTAGATACTGGCTTATGTTTAGACATTTTTAGTACATGTAATAAGGGTAAGATAATTTAG